DNA from Terriglobus tenax:
TTCTTCCACTCCGGGTGCGCGATGAACTTCGCCCAGCCCGCCTCCAGAGCGGCCATGTCCGGGAAGGTCAGCATGTATGTCAGCGAAGGCATCGGCTGGCCGATGATGCGATCCCCATAGAAGACCTGTCCGCAGCCAGCTTCGTTGAAGATCTTGAACTCGCCATGGTGGAACATCTCCACCTTGCGGACGTGATCGAAGTGCGTGGGGCTGATGTACGTGCGCAGGTGGAAGATGCGCTTCTTCGTCGTGTCCGGAGGAGTGATCTTCGGCCATCCTTCAAACGCCGAGAGCAGCGAATACTCGGATGTGATGAAGTTCGGCTGCCCGGCGGGAGCCTTCCAGTAAGGCTCGGCCAGCTTCACAAACGCCTCGTCCTTCGCCAGTACATTGTCCAGGTTCGCCAGCGTTGTCAGGTCACTGCCGGGAATCACCAGGTAGTAGGTCGGCGTCTCCGGACCGTAGTTCACACTGAAGGCGCCAATGTTCTTCATGCCCATGCGGTTCAGCGTGGGAATCAACGCATCGCGGAAGTAGCCTTCAGTCCGTTGCACGCCAGGCCCGCGAAACAGGTGATACTTGCGGAGCTGGTAGTACTCGCGGCCACCGGCAGCGGGTTGAGCCAACGATGTGCCGGTAGCGGCAACCGTGGCTGCAGAAGCAGTAAGAGCAGACTTCAGAAATTGACGGCGCTGCATGGCTCTGGTCGTTCTCCTTGCGGTTCAGCTAAGCGTGAAAATCAAACTCAATCGGGTCAATCAGCGGCACAAGCCACTTCAGCAGCGCCTGGTGCGCCGGGTGCGTGGGATAGGCCTTGTAAGATGCCTCGTCGGCAAACTGCATCACGCCGGCATAGGTATAGCCCTTGCCTTTGGGCGAGATGTTGTCACCCACATTGACTGCAAGAAGGCCGGGAATCACGCCCTTGAAGGCAAGCGTATCTTTCGCCGCGCGCTGCTTGTCCGCAGCGGTCGCCTGCGGCTTCCACTGGAAGGCAAAAACGTGAAAGAACTTCGCCGTCTCTGCCATCGCTGTTAAAGGCAAAGCCGCAGCCGCGGTAGCAATTCCCGCGTGCTGCAACAGTCTGCGTCGAGATGTCTTCATCGCTTCTCTCTCTTCTAAGCCCTCAACTTCGTTGCGGGCTTCAACAGATCTTCAATC
Protein-coding regions in this window:
- a CDS encoding NIPSNAP family protein, which gives rise to MQRRQFLKSALTASAATVAATGTSLAQPAAGGREYYQLRKYHLFRGPGVQRTEGYFRDALIPTLNRMGMKNIGAFSVNYGPETPTYYLVIPGSDLTTLANLDNVLAKDEAFVKLAEPYWKAPAGQPNFITSEYSLLSAFEGWPKITPPDTTKKRIFHLRTYISPTHFDHVRKVEMFHHGEFKIFNEAGCGQVFYGDRIIGQPMPSLTYMLTFPDMAALEAGWAKFIAHPEWKKLSTDPYYAFEPTVTSVDSIVLNPLSMSQV
- a CDS encoding Dabb family protein, yielding MKTSRRRLLQHAGIATAAAALPLTAMAETAKFFHVFAFQWKPQATAADKQRAAKDTLAFKGVIPGLLAVNVGDNISPKGKGYTYAGVMQFADEASYKAYPTHPAHQALLKWLVPLIDPIEFDFHA